The following coding sequences are from one Myxococcales bacterium window:
- a CDS encoding flavin reductase family protein, with the protein MAKIKLAPGPFIFPMPLVLIGTAQDGRANFMPAAFVGITNFKPPVVVCGLDSKHLTAQLIEKQGEFSINLPPPEWVIVTDHCGLVSGHKVDKSGLFQTFTGELAHAPMIEGCRLAAECRLIRTVPQGVDTAYLAEIVAVHADEEVLVDGQPDWTKINPMLFTFPKPAYWRLGEYIAPAWQVGKTYQK; encoded by the coding sequence ATGGCGAAAATCAAATTGGCTCCCGGGCCTTTCATCTTCCCGATGCCGCTGGTGCTGATCGGCACCGCACAGGACGGCCGGGCCAATTTCATGCCGGCCGCCTTCGTCGGCATCACCAACTTCAAGCCGCCCGTCGTCGTTTGCGGACTCGACTCGAAGCATCTCACCGCCCAATTAATTGAGAAACAGGGCGAGTTCAGCATCAATCTGCCGCCGCCCGAGTGGGTGATCGTCACCGATCACTGCGGTCTGGTTTCCGGCCACAAGGTCGATAAAAGCGGCTTGTTTCAGACCTTCACCGGCGAATTGGCACACGCGCCGATGATCGAAGGCTGCCGACTGGCGGCCGAATGCCGCCTCATCCGCACGGTCCCGCAGGGGGTCGACACCGCCTATTTAGCCGAAATCGTCGCGGTGCACGCGGATGAGGAAGTCCTGGTCGACGGCCAGCCCGACTGGACGAAAATCAACCCGATGCTGTTCACCTTCCCCAAGCCGGCCTATTGGCGGCTGGGCGAATACATCGCCCCGGCCTGGCAGGTGGGGAAAACCTACCAAAAGTAG